TTTCCTATTTAATAATTTCAGTACATTAGCCTCCCTGATTGAAGAAGATCCACAGTTGGCAGTCGAATATGTACAACGGCTGTCTATTATTTACCGCCATGTACTAAAAGATGAAGAGTTGCATATTGTTCCATTACATGATGAATTGGATTTTATCAACTCTTATCTCTTCCTTTATAAGATGAGATATCAGGAAAGCCTCATCGTAACGGTTGATATCCCCGAGGACCTCATGCAAAAAGGAATAGCTACGGCCACGATGCAATTATTAGTAGAAAATGCTATTAAGCACAATTCGATAAGCAGGCAAAATCCATTAAAGATAGAGATCTTCACCGAAGATAATTTTATCGTTATAAGAAATAATATCAATCCCATTATTAATCCTGTGGATAGTACCGGAATCGGTCTTCGCAATATATCCTATAGATATAATCTTCTAAGTAAGAAATCTATAAATATAGAACACAGTGAGCATACTTTCCTTGTTAAAGTTCCATTATTAGATTGATCAACATGATAAAAGCAGTAATTATAGAAGATGAACCGTTAACAGCCAATCGCCTGAAAAGGCTGGTAGGGAAGGTGCGGGAAGATATAGAAATAGTGGCTCTTTTACAAACAGTTAAAGAAACGCTGGAATGGTTAACCTCCAATGATGAGCCTGATCTGTATTTTATGGATATTCAGTTATCTGACGGTCTGAGTTTTGATATATTTTCGGCATTCAAAATCACAAAGCCCGTAATATTTACGACTGCTTATGATGAATATGCCATAAAAGCTTTTAAAGCCAATGGCATTGATTATTTACTCAAACCGATTGCCCTTGATGATATTGAAAAAAGTCTGGCCAGGTATAGACAATATCACCCTGTTTCTCCAGTCCCTGACATAGAGGATATCCTCTGGAAAGTATCCCAAAAGCAACCTGTGTATAAGGCTAATTTTCTGGTAGAATGGCGTGACCAGTTATTATCTGTTCCTGAAACAGATATAGCCTATTTCCACTTGTCAAACAAAATAACATACCTTGTTACGGCAGATAAAAAGTTCGTTATCTCATCTACTCTGGATTATCTGGAAAAAGAGATCAATCCTCATCTCT
The Dysgonomonas mossii genome window above contains:
- a CDS encoding sensor histidine kinase: MILKNIGFKFIGYFIIGIVFYLILLFINPWDYELTPSVFIEMSGELFVTWLGVILIMESGFIITKKLDKYFPWRSSIVKRILVQLSVQIVLVSLIFFILKLLIPYLFTDTTAFRQSFATGVILSLLLSTIFTAGSFFIQWNEATIRAAKYEKKVAQTELEHLKRQINPHFLFNNFSTLASLIEEDPQLAVEYVQRLSIIYRHVLKDEELHIVPLHDELDFINSYLFLYKMRYQESLIVTVDIPEDLMQKGIATATMQLLVENAIKHNSISRQNPLKIEIFTEDNFIVIRNNINPIINPVDSTGIGLRNISYRYNLLSKKSINIEHSEHTFLVKVPLLD
- a CDS encoding LytR/AlgR family response regulator transcription factor; this encodes MIKAVIIEDEPLTANRLKRLVGKVREDIEIVALLQTVKETLEWLTSNDEPDLYFMDIQLSDGLSFDIFSAFKITKPVIFTTAYDEYAIKAFKANGIDYLLKPIALDDIEKSLARYRQYHPVSPVPDIEDILWKVSQKQPVYKANFLVEWRDQLLSVPETDIAYFHLSNKITYLVTADKKFVISSTLDYLEKEINPHLFIRINRQLIVSRKCIRNIHVYFGNRLKLYLFPAPEEEVIVSRERVSEIKIWLDS